Proteins from a genomic interval of Nocardioidaceae bacterium:
- the cbiQ gene encoding cobalt ECF transporter T component CbiQ, with protein sequence MAGGHHHLLYLDRGSPVHRAPAHLKLPALFAFVLVVVATPGAWWPAFGAYAAALVALAAVARVPARHLAPRMLVETPFVVFAVLVPFVAPGEQVQVLGLSLSRPGLADAGELLATATLGVLASLVLASTTTPRELLAGLERLRLPATLLLITSLMLRYVEVVAGDLGRMRTALAARGVDGGSPRHWPTLARCVGALFIRSYERGERVHLAMLSRGYRPGAPDGAGLARATR encoded by the coding sequence GTGGCCGGAGGTCACCACCACCTGCTCTACCTCGACCGGGGCTCACCGGTCCATCGCGCCCCCGCCCACCTGAAGCTGCCCGCCCTGTTCGCCTTCGTGCTGGTCGTCGTCGCGACGCCCGGCGCCTGGTGGCCGGCGTTCGGGGCGTACGCGGCCGCGCTCGTGGCACTCGCGGCCGTCGCCCGGGTGCCGGCGCGGCACCTGGCGCCCCGGATGCTGGTCGAGACGCCCTTCGTGGTCTTCGCGGTGCTGGTGCCCTTCGTCGCGCCGGGTGAGCAGGTGCAGGTGCTCGGTCTGTCACTGTCCCGGCCCGGTCTGGCCGACGCCGGCGAGCTGCTCGCGACCGCGACGCTCGGTGTGCTCGCCAGCCTGGTCCTCGCCAGCACGACCACACCGCGCGAGCTGCTGGCAGGGCTCGAGCGACTGCGGCTCCCCGCGACGCTGCTCCTCATCACCTCCCTCATGCTGCGCTACGTCGAGGTCGTCGCAGGCGACCTGGGACGGATGCGGACGGCCCTGGCCGCCCGCGGGGTCGACGGTGGGTCACCACGCCACTGGCCGACGCTGGCCCGCTGCGTGGGGGCGTTGTTCATCCGTTCCTACGAGCGCGGGGAACGGGTGCACCTGGCGATGCTGTCGCGCGGGTACCGGCCGGGGGCACCGGACGGCGCCGGGCTCGCCCGGGCCACCCGATGA
- a CDS encoding PDGLE domain-containing protein, protein MSGAGRRGPSGKVLAAVALVVVLAVAGVLSGFASGSPDGLERVAEDRGFAEQGRESEAIGPFDGYAVSGDDSRVGTGTAGIVGSLAVLGIAGGAFWLLRRRSDQPSSAPSEPAQPARRDA, encoded by the coding sequence GTGAGCGGCGCCGGCCGCCGCGGACCCTCGGGCAAGGTCCTGGCCGCGGTGGCGCTCGTCGTCGTCCTCGCCGTGGCCGGCGTGCTGAGCGGCTTCGCCTCAGGCTCGCCGGACGGCCTCGAGCGGGTCGCGGAGGACCGGGGTTTCGCCGAGCAGGGTCGCGAGTCCGAGGCCATCGGGCCGTTCGACGGGTACGCCGTCTCCGGTGACGACTCCCGGGTGGGCACGGGCACCGCGGGGATCGTCGGCTCCCTGGCCGTGCTCGGCATCGCCGGAGGAGCGTTCTGGCTGCTGCGACGTCGCTCGGACCAGCCGTCCTCCGCTCCGTCGGAGCCGGCGCAACCGGCGCGCAGGGACGCCTGA
- a CDS encoding energy-coupling factor ABC transporter permease, with translation MHVPDGFLDAPTSVATGAVAVVAVGVALRGARRELDDRTAPVAGLVAAFVFAAQMINFPVGAGTSGHLLGAALAVALAGPFTATLCLAVVLGVQAVFLADGGLTALGTNIVLMGVAGVWAAWAVLALGRALLPTRVGVVAPLAALAAFVSVPVAAAVFTGLFAVGGTTTIDVGSVLAAMVGVHLVIGLGEALITGLVVASVVAVRPDLVHAARPAMRARRADLAAAAATDRTVPTGVRS, from the coding sequence GTGCACGTACCCGACGGATTCCTCGACGCCCCGACGTCGGTCGCCACCGGCGCCGTGGCCGTCGTCGCGGTCGGCGTCGCCCTGCGGGGCGCGCGGCGTGAGCTCGACGACCGCACCGCACCGGTCGCGGGTCTGGTCGCCGCGTTCGTGTTCGCCGCGCAGATGATCAACTTCCCGGTCGGCGCGGGCACCTCGGGGCACCTGCTGGGCGCAGCCCTCGCCGTCGCGCTCGCGGGCCCCTTCACGGCGACCCTGTGCCTCGCGGTCGTGCTCGGTGTGCAGGCCGTCTTCCTGGCCGACGGGGGGCTGACCGCCCTGGGCACGAACATCGTCCTGATGGGCGTCGCCGGCGTCTGGGCCGCCTGGGCCGTGCTCGCCCTGGGCCGCGCGCTCCTGCCCACGCGCGTCGGTGTCGTCGCGCCGCTGGCTGCTCTCGCCGCGTTCGTCAGCGTGCCGGTCGCCGCCGCCGTGTTCACCGGTCTCTTCGCGGTGGGCGGCACCACGACCATCGACGTGGGCTCCGTGCTCGCCGCGATGGTGGGGGTCCACCTCGTCATCGGGCTCGGGGAGGCGCTCATCACCGGTCTGGTGGTCGCGAGCGTGGTCGCCGTACGCCCCGACCTCGTCCACGCCGCCCGGCCGGCCATGCGCGCCCGGCGCGCCGACCTGGCCGCCGCGGCTGCGACCGACCGGACCGTCCCGACCGGGGTCCGCTCGTGA
- the bcp gene encoding thioredoxin-dependent thiol peroxidase, with amino-acid sequence MSDQDTTRLAPGDDAPAFSLIADDGSTVALADFAGRKVIVYFYPAAMTPGCTKQACDFTARQDDLVEAGYAVVGISPDKPEKLATFRERDGLSIPLLSDPDRSVMKAYGAFGEKKLYGKVVEGVIRSTFVVDEQGKIELAQYNVKATGHVAKLERDLGLAG; translated from the coding sequence ATGAGCGACCAGGACACCACCCGCCTCGCCCCCGGGGACGACGCCCCCGCCTTCTCGCTGATCGCGGACGACGGGTCGACCGTCGCCCTCGCCGACTTCGCGGGCCGCAAGGTGATCGTGTACTTCTACCCGGCCGCGATGACCCCGGGGTGCACCAAGCAGGCCTGCGACTTCACGGCCAGGCAGGACGACCTGGTCGAGGCCGGCTACGCCGTGGTGGGCATCAGCCCCGACAAGCCCGAGAAGCTCGCGACGTTCCGCGAGCGCGACGGCCTCTCCATCCCCCTGCTGAGCGACCCGGACAGGAGCGTCATGAAGGCGTACGGCGCGTTCGGCGAGAAGAAGCTCTACGGCAAGGTCGTCGAAGGCGTCATCCGCTCGACCTTCGTCGTGGACGAGCAGGGCAAGATCGAGCTCGCGCAGTACAACGTGAAGGCGACCGGCCACGTCGCGAAGCTGGAACGCGACCTGGGCCTGGCCGGCTGA
- a CDS encoding thymidine phosphorylase yields the protein MPEKFDAVEVIATKRDGHRLSDDQVDWVIDAYTRGVVDPEQMSALAMAIFLNGMERDEVSRWTAAMIASGERLDFSSLSRPTADKHSTGGVGDKITLPLAPLVAACGVAVPQLSGRGLGHTGGTLDKLEAVPGWRAALSNEEMLAQLEDVGAVICAAGSGLAPADKKLYALRDVTSTVESIPLIASSIMSKKIAEGTGSLVLDVKVGSGAFMKDRDRARELAETMVALGADAGLRTVALLTDMSTPLGLTAGNALEVRESVEVLRGGGPDDVVDLTVALAREMCASAGVEADPAEKLADGSAYDVWCAMIRAQDGDPDADLPTAAHSRVVEADRDGVLTTLDAYAVGVAAWRLGAGRSKQGEEVSAGAGVEMHAKPGDRVQKGQPLLTLHADDDARFDRGLAALEGGWAVDPDADAGPRGQQLVMERIASDD from the coding sequence GTGCCCGAGAAGTTCGACGCCGTCGAGGTCATCGCGACCAAGCGCGACGGCCACCGTCTGAGCGACGACCAGGTCGACTGGGTCATCGACGCCTACACCCGCGGCGTGGTCGACCCCGAGCAGATGTCGGCGCTCGCCATGGCGATCTTCCTCAACGGCATGGAGCGCGACGAGGTCTCCCGGTGGACGGCCGCCATGATCGCCTCCGGTGAGCGGCTGGACTTCTCCTCGCTCTCACGGCCGACGGCGGACAAGCACTCCACCGGCGGCGTCGGCGACAAGATCACCCTGCCGCTGGCACCGCTCGTCGCCGCCTGCGGTGTCGCCGTGCCGCAGCTGTCCGGGCGCGGGCTCGGTCACACCGGCGGCACGCTGGACAAGCTCGAGGCCGTCCCGGGGTGGCGGGCGGCGCTGAGCAACGAGGAGATGCTGGCGCAGCTCGAGGACGTCGGCGCCGTGATCTGCGCCGCCGGGTCCGGCCTGGCACCGGCGGACAAGAAGCTGTACGCCCTGCGCGACGTCACCTCGACGGTCGAGTCGATCCCGCTGATCGCCAGCTCGATCATGAGCAAGAAGATCGCCGAGGGCACGGGCTCGCTGGTGCTCGACGTCAAGGTCGGCTCAGGCGCCTTCATGAAGGACCGCGACCGCGCCCGCGAGCTCGCCGAGACGATGGTGGCGCTCGGCGCGGACGCCGGCCTGCGCACGGTGGCGCTGCTCACCGACATGTCGACTCCGCTCGGCCTGACGGCGGGCAACGCGCTGGAGGTGCGCGAGTCGGTCGAGGTGCTCCGGGGAGGGGGGCCCGACGACGTCGTCGACCTGACCGTCGCCCTGGCGCGCGAGATGTGCGCGAGCGCCGGGGTCGAGGCGGACCCTGCGGAGAAGCTGGCCGACGGGTCGGCGTACGACGTGTGGTGCGCCATGATCCGCGCCCAGGACGGCGACCCGGATGCCGACCTCCCGACGGCCGCGCACTCCCGCGTGGTCGAGGCCGACCGCGACGGGGTGCTGACCACCCTGGACGCGTACGCGGTGGGCGTCGCGGCCTGGCGGCTGGGCGCCGGGCGCTCGAAGCAGGGCGAGGAGGTCTCCGCCGGGGCCGGTGTCGAGATGCACGCCAAGCCGGGCGACCGGGTGCAGAAGGGGCAGCCGCTGCTGACCCTGCACGCCGACGACGACGCGCGCTTCGACCGCGGTCTCGCCGCGCTCGAGGGCGGCTGGGCGGTCGACCCCGACGCCGACGCGGGCCCGCGCGGTCAGCAGCTGGTCATGGAGCGGATCGCCTCCGACGACTGA
- a CDS encoding group 1 truncated hemoglobin, whose protein sequence is MASLYERLGGTYAIAGAVDILVDRLFLNAKVNANPGVAEHHGQPSNAPGYKFLVTAWSIKAAGGPDCYPGLDMVAAHDGLSITDEQFDAVAFEIEATLNFAGVPATERDEFMAIIESYRGEVVQAEADGEEASGTAMPPEPALA, encoded by the coding sequence ATGGCTTCGCTCTACGAACGTCTCGGCGGCACGTACGCCATCGCCGGTGCGGTCGACATCCTCGTCGACCGTCTCTTCCTCAACGCCAAGGTCAACGCCAACCCCGGCGTGGCCGAGCACCACGGCCAGCCGTCCAACGCGCCGGGTTACAAGTTCCTCGTCACGGCCTGGTCCATCAAGGCCGCAGGCGGTCCCGACTGCTACCCGGGGCTGGACATGGTGGCTGCCCACGACGGACTCTCGATCACCGACGAGCAGTTCGACGCGGTCGCCTTCGAGATCGAGGCGACGCTGAACTTCGCCGGGGTGCCGGCGACCGAGCGGGACGAGTTCATGGCGATCATCGAGTCCTACCGCGGCGAGGTCGTGCAGGCCGAGGCCGACGGTGAGGAGGCGTCCGGCACCGCCATGCCACCGGAGCCCGCCCTGGCCTGA
- a CDS encoding cytochrome P450, which translates to MNARPTTTLDLSDPVVSADPYAALAAERAAHAVAWHEGEGRWLTFTHAATSAVLRNRGLGRLWIDHEPAARMEPFNLLHRHQMMENEPPEHTRLRRAVASAFTRGHVERLGPRVEALADRLLDEALTEGRTGGGFDAVAAYAEPLPVLMIADLLGVPAARADDLRAWSQAIVAMYEPAPDEQVRAAAVAAAEEFAAMVAELAAERSRSPQEDLVSDLVADGSLTEQEVIASVVLLLNAGHEASVNALGNGLVTMLAAGGTLADAVGEHSAEAVVEEMLRVDAPLQLFERTATRDVEVGGVVVAQGEKVAALLGAAHRDPTAYADPDVFRPGREGPAHLAFGVGLHHCVGSPLARLELTTALRTLLRRAPHLRLHGEPGRRPGFVLRGYASVPVTAGPAATSG; encoded by the coding sequence CTGAACGCGAGACCCACCACCACGCTGGACCTCTCCGACCCGGTCGTCTCCGCCGACCCGTACGCCGCCCTCGCCGCCGAGCGGGCAGCGCACGCCGTGGCGTGGCACGAGGGGGAGGGCCGCTGGCTGACCTTCACGCACGCGGCGACCTCGGCGGTGCTCCGCAACCGGGGGCTCGGGCGCCTGTGGATCGATCACGAGCCCGCGGCGCGGATGGAGCCCTTCAACCTCCTGCACCGTCACCAGATGATGGAGAACGAGCCGCCCGAGCACACGCGTCTGCGCCGCGCCGTGGCCTCGGCATTCACCCGCGGTCACGTCGAGCGACTCGGTCCGCGCGTGGAGGCGCTGGCGGACCGTCTGCTGGACGAGGCGCTGACCGAGGGCCGGACCGGCGGCGGGTTCGACGCCGTCGCGGCGTACGCCGAGCCGTTGCCGGTGCTGATGATCGCGGACCTGCTGGGTGTCCCCGCCGCACGGGCGGACGACCTGCGCGCCTGGTCGCAGGCGATCGTCGCGATGTACGAGCCGGCCCCCGACGAGCAGGTGCGCGCTGCAGCCGTCGCCGCGGCCGAGGAGTTCGCCGCGATGGTGGCCGAGCTCGCGGCCGAGCGGTCGCGCTCTCCGCAGGAGGACCTCGTCTCGGACCTGGTCGCGGACGGGTCGCTGACCGAGCAGGAGGTCATCGCCTCGGTGGTGCTGCTGCTCAACGCCGGTCACGAGGCGTCGGTGAACGCGCTGGGCAACGGCCTCGTCACGATGCTCGCGGCGGGCGGGACGCTCGCCGACGCCGTGGGAGAGCACTCGGCCGAGGCGGTGGTGGAGGAGATGCTGCGGGTCGACGCGCCGCTGCAGCTCTTCGAGCGCACGGCCACCCGGGACGTCGAGGTCGGCGGAGTCGTCGTCGCGCAGGGTGAGAAGGTCGCGGCCCTGCTGGGTGCGGCGCACCGCGACCCGACGGCGTACGCGGACCCCGATGTCTTCCGTCCGGGTCGCGAGGGGCCCGCGCACCTGGCGTTCGGTGTCGGCCTGCACCACTGCGTGGGGTCACCGCTGGCGCGGCTGGAGCTCACCACGGCTCTGCGTACGCTGCTGCGCCGCGCGCCGCACCTGCGCCTGCACGGCGAGCCGGGGCGCCGCCCCGGGTTCGTGCTGCGTGGCTACGCCTCGGTGCCGGTCACAGCTGGTCCAGCAGCCACGTCGGGCTGA
- a CDS encoding cytidine deaminase gives MTATGTSASDAELWEQLRQEATDAREQAYAPYSEFPVGAAARVDDGRVVSGCNVENASYGLGLCAECGLVSALQRTGGGRLTHFACVGGDGAPLMPCGRCRQLLWEFGGPDLLLMTGQGVRPLADLLPDAFGPEDLL, from the coding sequence ATGACCGCGACCGGCACGAGCGCATCCGATGCCGAGCTGTGGGAGCAGCTGCGACAGGAGGCGACGGACGCCCGGGAGCAGGCGTACGCGCCGTACTCGGAGTTCCCCGTCGGTGCCGCCGCGCGCGTCGACGACGGGCGCGTGGTCTCCGGCTGCAACGTCGAGAACGCCTCCTACGGCCTCGGCCTGTGCGCCGAGTGCGGGCTGGTCTCGGCGCTGCAGCGCACGGGCGGCGGTCGGCTCACGCACTTCGCGTGCGTCGGCGGCGACGGCGCACCCCTGATGCCGTGCGGGCGCTGCCGACAGCTGCTGTGGGAGTTCGGCGGCCCGGATCTCCTGCTGATGACCGGGCAGGGCGTACGCCCCCTCGCCGACCTGCTCCCCGACGCCTTCGGCCCCGAGGACCTGCTCTGA
- a CDS encoding ABC transporter permease, which yields MPRAMRWALVFAAVVLSLSFLQVVTGARDLVSSGTVSATLIAIVPIAMAALGGLWSERAGIVNIGLEGMMILGTFGAGFFAYHYGAWAGVLGAMALGAVGGLVHAIATVVFGVDHIVSGVAINIIALGAVQYLAALAFVGLPGGGSTQSPGLPDVGSVSVAPVADALGSLEDQQIFFVSELAAILRALTSGVSLLTVLAFVLIAGSGWLLWRTSFGLRLRSCGENPSAAETLGVDVYRYKFIAVLISGACAGFAGGFLALVAASAFRDGQTGGRGYIGLAAMIFGNWRPGGLLAGAGLFGYTETLGLRQGGVSVHALLLAIAVLGLLVAVWQVRRGVKASGLAVGVLAALVGLAYALTDTVAGDFTTMTPYVTTLVVLAFASQRLRMPAADGQTYRRGSAG from the coding sequence ATGCCCCGCGCGATGCGCTGGGCCCTCGTCTTCGCCGCCGTCGTGCTCAGCCTGTCCTTCCTGCAGGTCGTCACCGGGGCGCGCGACCTCGTCTCCAGCGGCACCGTGTCCGCGACCCTCATCGCGATCGTCCCGATCGCGATGGCTGCGCTGGGCGGCCTGTGGTCCGAGCGCGCGGGCATCGTGAACATCGGCCTCGAGGGCATGATGATCCTCGGCACGTTCGGTGCCGGTTTCTTCGCCTACCACTACGGCGCCTGGGCCGGCGTGCTCGGCGCGATGGCGCTGGGCGCGGTCGGTGGTCTGGTGCACGCGATCGCCACGGTCGTCTTCGGCGTCGACCACATCGTCTCCGGCGTCGCGATCAACATCATCGCGCTGGGAGCGGTGCAGTACCTCGCGGCACTCGCCTTCGTCGGCCTGCCCGGGGGTGGGTCGACCCAGTCCCCGGGTCTGCCCGACGTCGGCTCCGTCTCCGTCGCCCCGGTCGCGGACGCGCTCGGCAGTCTCGAGGATCAGCAGATCTTCTTCGTCTCCGAGCTGGCGGCGATCCTGCGCGCGCTGACCAGCGGGGTCTCCCTGCTCACGGTGCTGGCGTTCGTGCTGATCGCCGGCAGCGGCTGGCTGCTGTGGCGCACGAGCTTCGGCCTGAGGCTGCGCTCGTGCGGTGAGAACCCGTCCGCGGCCGAGACGCTCGGCGTCGACGTCTACCGCTACAAGTTCATCGCCGTGCTCATCAGCGGCGCCTGCGCCGGTTTCGCCGGCGGCTTCCTCGCCCTGGTCGCGGCCAGCGCGTTCCGCGACGGCCAGACCGGCGGCCGCGGCTACATCGGCCTCGCCGCGATGATCTTCGGCAACTGGCGTCCCGGCGGGCTGCTCGCCGGTGCGGGTCTCTTCGGGTACACCGAGACCCTCGGCCTGCGTCAGGGTGGCGTCTCGGTGCACGCGCTGCTGCTCGCGATCGCGGTGCTCGGGCTGCTCGTGGCGGTCTGGCAGGTCCGACGCGGCGTGAAGGCCTCCGGGCTCGCCGTCGGGGTGCTCGCCGCGCTGGTGGGGCTGGCGTACGCGCTGACCGACACCGTCGCGGGCGACTTCACCACCATGACGCCGTACGTCACCACGCTCGTCGTGCTGGCCTTCGCCTCACAACGACTACGCATGCCCGCAGCCGACGGGCAGACCTACAGACGGGGGAGTGCGGGATGA